The following proteins are encoded in a genomic region of Mesoplodon densirostris isolate mMesDen1 chromosome 12, mMesDen1 primary haplotype, whole genome shotgun sequence:
- the SLC35D3 gene encoding solute carrier family 35 member D3: MRQLCRGRVLGISVAIAHGVFSGSLNILLKFLISRYRFTFLTLVQCLTSSTAALSLELLRRLGFIAVPPFGLSLARSFAGVTVLSTLQSSLTLWSLRGLSLPMYVVFKRCLPLVTMLIGVLVLKNGAPSPGVLAAVLITTCGAALAGAGDLTGDPIGYVTGVLAVLVHAAYLVLIQKASADTEHGPLTAQYVIAVSATPLLVIFSFASSDSIHAWTFPGWKDPAMVCIFVACILIGCAMNFTTLHCTYINSAVTTSFVGVVKSIATITVGMVAFSDVEPTSLFIAGVVVNTLGSIIYCVAKFLETRKQSNYEDLETQPGGEEAQPSGDQLPFGLEELPAEGGNGGSEGGKVAGGSTQQGGQEAARGSPRGVPLVAGSSQVSDSPEEVSKRSLKATYLEVWRLVRGTKYMKKDYLIENEELPSP, from the exons ATGCGGCAGCTGTGCCGGGGCCGCGTGCTGGGCATCTCGGTGGCCATCGCGCACGGGGTCTTCTCGGGCTCCCTCAACATCCTGCTCAAGTTCCTCATCAGCCGCTACCGGTTCACCTTCCTGACCCTGGTGCAGTGCCTGACCAGCTCCACCGCGGCTCTGAGCCTGGAGCTGCTGCGGCGCCTCGGGTTCATCGCTGTGCCTCCCTTTGGCCTGAGCCTGGCTCGCTCCTTCGCGGGGGTCACCGTGCTCTCCACGCTGCAGTCCAGCCTCACGCTCTGGTCCCTGCGCGGCCTCAGCCTGCCTATGTACGTGGTCTTCAAGCGCTGCCTGCCCCTGGTCACCATGCTCATCGGCGTCCTGGTGCTCAAGAACGGCGCGCCCTCGCCGGGGGTGCTCGCGGCCGTGCTCATCACCACTTGCGGCGCGGCGCTGGCAG GAGCTGGCGACCTGACCGGCGACCCCATCGGGTACGTAACGGGCGTGCTGGCGGTGCTGGTGCACGCCGCCTACCTGGTGCTCATCCAGAAGGCGAGCGCCGACACGGAGCACGGGCCGCTCACCGCGCAGTACGTCATCGCTGTCTCCGCCACCCCGCTGCTGGTCATCTTCTCCTTCGCCAGCAGCGACTCTATCCACGCCTGGACCTTCCCCGGCTGGAAGGACCCGGCCATGGTGTGCATCTTCGTGGCCTGCATCCTGATCGGCTGTGCCATGAACTTCACTACGCTGCACTGCACCTACATCAACTCAGCGGTGACCACCAGCTTCGTGGGGGTGGTGAAGAGCATCGCCACCATCACGGTGGGCATGGTGGCCTTCAGCGATGTGGAGCCCACCTCTCTATTCATTGCCGGAGTCGTGGTGAACACCCTGGGCTCCATCATTTACTGCGTGGCCAAATTTTTGGAAACCAGAAAGCAAAGCAACTACGAGGACTTGGAGACGCAGCCTGGGGGAGAGGAGGCGCAGCCAAGTGGAGACCAGCTGCCGTTCGGCTTGGAGGAGCTGCCCGCGGAGGGTGGAAATGGCGGGTCAGAAGGTGGGAAGGTAGCAGGTGGCTCCACTCAGCAGGGTGGGCAAGAGGCGGCGAGGGGCAGCCCCAGAGGAGTCCCGCTGGTGGCTGGGAGCTCGCAGGTCTCAGACAGCCCTGAAGAAGTGAGCAAGAGGTCCTTAAAGGCTACTTACCTCGAAGTGTGGAGGTTAGTTAGGGGAACCAAGTATATGAAGAAGGATTATTTGATAGAAAATGAAGAGTTACCCAGTCCTTGA